In one window of Anastrepha obliqua isolate idAnaObli1 unplaced genomic scaffold, idAnaObli1_1.0 ptg000009l, whole genome shotgun sequence DNA:
- the LOC129251217 gene encoding uncharacterized protein LOC129251217 has product MTLCQGNALLIQFGTSIVANEKVSGTAANFIRQLGMEPSWDQMKTKLMEQMRPRTTYEDVFDKCRFIKITLTLLIMCLLPTLSTAMINITPIQAETGFISLGESTVELL; this is encoded by the exons ATGACATTATGCCAGGGAAACGCATTACTGATCCAGTTTGGCACTAGCATCGTCGCTAATGAAAAGGTGTCGGGAACAGCAGCAAATTTCATCAGACAATTGGGGATGGAGCCTAGCTGGGACCAAATGAAGACCAAACTGATGGAGCAAATGCGACCCAGGACGACCTACGAGGACGTATTCGATAAATGCAGATTCATCAAA ATAACGTTGACACTCCTCATCATGTGCCTGCTGCCAACACTGTCGACGGCAATGATCAACATAACCCCGATCCAGGCTGAAACCGGATTCATATCGCTGGGGGAAAGTACGGTGGAACTG